The proteins below come from a single Melospiza georgiana isolate bMelGeo1 chromosome 4, bMelGeo1.pri, whole genome shotgun sequence genomic window:
- the DMC1 gene encoding meiotic recombination protein DMC1/LIM15 homolog, with product MKAMEDQVVQEEPGYQDDEESFFQDIDLLQKHGINVADIKKLKAVGICTIKGIQMTTRRALCNVKGLSEAKVDKIKEAANKLVEPGFLTAFEYSEKRKMVFHISTGSQEFDKLLGGGIESMAITEAFGEFRTGKTQLSHTLCVTAQLPGPNGYTGGKIIFIDTENTFRPDRLRDIADRFNVDHEAVLDNVLYARAYTSEHQMELLDYVAAKFHEEAGIFKLLIIDSIMALFRVDFSGRGELAERQQKLAQMLSRLQKISEEYNVAVFVTNQMTADPGATMTFQADPKKPIGGHILAHASTTRISLRKGRGELRIAKIYDSPEMPENEATFAITAGGIGDAKE from the exons ATGAAGGCCATGGAGGATCAAGTAGTCCAAGAAGAACCAGGATACCAGGATGATGAG GAGTCCTTTTTTCAGGATATTGACCTGCTGCAGAAGCATGGAATT AATGTAGCAGATATTAAAAAGCTGAAAGCAGTTGGGATTTGCACAATCAAAGGAATCCAGATGACCACAAGAAGGGCACTGTGCAACGTGAAGGGGCTCTCAGAGGCCAAAGTGGACAAGATTAAAGAAGCTGCAAACAAGCTTGTT GAACCAGGCTTCCTCACTGCCTTTGAGTACAGTGAAAAACGGAAGATGGTATTTCATATTTCCACTGGCAGCCAAGAATTTGA TAAGCTTCTGGGTGGTGGAATTGAAAGCATGGCAATCACTGAGGCCTTTGGAG AGTTCCGGACAGGCAAAACCCAGCTATCTCACACTCTTTGTG TGACAGCTCAACTCCCAGGACCAAATGGCTACACAGGTGGAAAGATTATCTTCATTGATACTGAAAACACTTT CCGACCGGATCGCCTGCGTGACATTGCGGATCGCTTCAATGTGGACCACGAGGCAGTGCTTGACAACGTGCTCTATGCACGTGCATATACCA GTGAGCATCAGATGGAATTGCTTGACTATGTAGCAGCCAAGTTCCATGAGGAAGCTGGTATCTTCAAGTTATTG ATCATTGACTCCATAATGGCACTTTTCCGTGTGGATTTCAGTGGTCGCGGAGAGTTGGCTGAACGACAACAGAAACTGGCTCAGATGTTGTCAAGGCTCCAAAAAATATCAGAAG AATATAATGTGGCTGTGTTTGTGACCAACCAGATGACTGCTGACCCAGGAGCAACTATGAC CTTTCAGGCAGACCCAAAAAAGCCCATCGGGGGCCACATCCTTGCTCATGCTTCAACTACCAGGATCAGTCtgaggaaagggagaggggaGCTGCGTATTGCAAAGATCTACGACAG CCCTGAGATGCCTGAAAATGAAGCCACATTTGCAATAACTGCTGGAGGGATTGGGGATGCCAAAGAATAG